In Sphingobacterium sp. R2, the genomic stretch TTGCCAATGTACCGTAATGCACAGTTTTTTCATTTTCTGTCAGGTGGTATGCACTGTGTACGGCCCAGTAATAACACCAAAAATCTGTGTTGCCATGCCCAATGCTCTGCTCAAAACTTTCAAGAGCTGACTCACTATCTTTCATATGCACCTCTAAAACATATCCCCGATTGTACAATGCAACTTGAACAGATCTTGCCATTCCTTTTTCCAGCCCGAAATGTACTGCCTGATTGTAACATTCCAAAGCCTTTACCCATTGTTTATCCCTTAAAAACGATTCTCCTCTGCTTATCATCAAACTCGGATTGTCAGGCATATTTTCCAGTAAGGAGTCAGCCTGTTCGGAATCCGCCGAATTATCAACATCTAAGCCAAGCATTGACGCAGCTTTGGATTTCGATATGTAAAAATTGGTCACACAGCGTACAATTTCCTCGTCTTGAAGGATCGGGTCACTTGGATTTACCGATTGATAGTATTCAAGACCTTGGTCGGCCCAGTACAGCATTTCTTTATATTGACCCATATCTGAGTGGCTGAGACATATTCCATCAATAGTGCTAATTAAGGTGATAAAGTCCATTTCTTCAACATATTCTTGCAAAAGCTCTTCACCATCCATAATGGCATTTTTGGGCATACCAGCGCACATATAAATGTACATTCTATTGAGAAGAATCACCATAAATTTACTTTGTGTTATGCCCTCGTTGACAATGGTGACAGCATCTTGATATGCCTCTTTGAAATTGAACTCCCGCGCAAGATTATTACAGCACATGGCGAAGGTATGCGGGGCGTAATTAAGACTGTTTGTCTGCTCGGTCAAAACTACGTCTCTAAAAAGTTGATAGGCTTGGGTGTAGAACTCTATTTTTAGTTCGGTGAGCCGTGGGTGCTCGACTTCCGACATTCCCGCATATTGCTTGAGAACATAATCGATTTCAACCCCAGCATTGTATAATTCCATAGCCGATTGCGAATCCACAGAAGGACGAAGTTGTGAAAAATCTGGATAGTCACTGTGTCTATTGATTATTCGGAAGATGCGGATCTCTAATACCGGAGACGACCGTAATTGACAGGATCTTTGGTAATATTGCAAAGCACCGTCCCAGTCTTCAAGCCAGTACAACGCAGAACCAGCATTCCGGCAACAGTGGTAATGGTGAGGATCAATTTTAAGCCCACCATTAGCCCAGTCTAAGCATTTTTCTAAAGCTTTTTCTCTGTTGGATTCAAATATTTCATTATAGTCGAGTGCTATAAGACCCAATATGGCACATAAATTAGGGTCAACGCTTGCCTCATTGAGGTTATCGATATGGTAAAATAATTCATGAAGTTCATCCAAATCATGAGGAAGAGCATATCCGTCCAGCCAAAATTTCGCTGCCAGAGCATAATTGCCTTCGGCAAGTGCTTTTAATGCGTGCTGATGAAGTGTATCTTTCATTATTTTGTCTAATTGTTGTTAAATTCATAGAAACTGACCACCGTATGATTCGATCTCAACCTACGGGCAACTGTCGCATTTCATAGAGCTTTGCTAAAATAGCAATCTCGTATGCTGATTCATTTGCGGATTTTTTTCTTCCCTCCTTAAAGTCTTCACTGATCCTGTAACTTTTTACCAGATGGTTGTTTTTTGCCCCAATGGCATAGTGCCAGTAGCTTCCGGTGGCGCTGGTGAAAATGACCATTTCTTCAAACGCCATAATCTTTTTTGTAGGAAATAACGGCTTTTTCCTATATACAATTCGGTCTTCTTGGTCAAAAATGTAGCAGATTTCGGCGCGTATGAAAATATCATAAAAGCTGTGTAGAATGAGATATGGACCGAGCACAACAAGCAGAATGGCCATTCCCCGGTTGATATCATGAAAAAAGATAATGGATAGTAAAACCAGTGATAAAACAACAACAAGTGTCCAAACGGATAGTTTAACGCTTTGGCGATTGGGCGTAAAACTAAATAATTTACCACTGTCAACGATTTTATACATGCTAATTTCTGACATAAGGACGTGTTATTTCTTCAATATCATTTAAAATATCCTGCATACCACGTTTTGACAGTCCCTGTGCAACAATGGCGAATTTCTCTTCACCTTTTGAAAAATAGCATACATTGAGTGATGTGTTGACGGGTATAAAAATGTAGATCAACCTACTCATCTGATAATGGGCAATATCTGAAAAGGGAATGCATGTCTCTGCTTTTAAACCTCTTTTGATATACAAAGCTTTCGCATCTAAGTCAATCACCATGCGCTCTGTATAAATGGATAAAAAACATAGTGCCGCGAAGATTCCAAAAATCCACATCATTGCTCCATTATTAGATGTGTATCCGAACCAGGCCAAAACTGTTAGACCAGCGACAATCAATATACCGAATCCATACTGCCGTTTAAGTATATAACGGTTACCCTCTTTCTTAAAATTTTTAATTGTATTTTCCATGTTAATCAAGTTTTACGCCGTTTACGTTTATTTCGCTGATGTGTTTTTGTCAGTTAAGCAGATCAATATTACTATTTTAAAGCGATCGATTCCAAGGGGTAATTTGTATCTGGACGTTTTTACTTGTTGTTTGGTAGATTTTAGCCCCTATACGAAAAACTAACCCAATGATTTAATAGCTATATTTGAAAAAAAATATTGCAGCATTTTATGGATCACCTACATTTCACCAAACGCTATTTTTTCCATGCAATATTAATTCCGTTGATGGTATTCACCGCTTCACTGAAAGCCCAGGACTCAAAAATTGAATCATTGGCATCCCAGGGATACTCGTACAGATTTACGGATAGTGCGAAAGCGAAACAAATGCTCAATAACGCGCTCTTATTGGCCAGGAAATCAAATTCTAAAAAAGATGAAGCAATCTGTCTTGCCTTTTTGGCATTAACTTATCGAAGACTGAATAGCCCAAAGGAATTTAATAACTATGCCGAGCAAGCCTACAAAATTTCCTCACAAACAAATGATGAGCGGGCAAAGGCTTACGCGTATATGGTTATGGGAAACCTCAAGTCCTATTTCGATGAAAATACAGCCGCGCTGAATTACCAGCTTCAAGCCAATACACTTTTTGAAAAGCATAAAAATTATGCGCTATGCGCTCAGATATGCGCCGATATTTCTTATAGCTTTTCCTTAAGTTCGGATGATCGGGTCGAAAAATATGTGCGCGAAGCGATGAAACATGCGCAACAATCTTCAAATGCTGAAAGCATACTACACGCCCGATTGGCAATGGGCTCTTACCTGACAGGGTTGACAGATAAACACGCAGATAACATTTCCTTATGGGAGAACTCTGTACAATTTTTAAAGCAGACTGCAGACTACGCTTCTGTGAACAACAATAGGATACCGAGTAAGAGTAACATTGCTATTTCTCATCTTAATCTTGCGGCACTGTTGATACGACGGCCAAAGCTGATGGATGGCATGTTATTTACACGGCAATTGGATACGGCCATTGCCATAAGCAAAAAATACAATGTGAAGGTTACTTACCGAAACAGTCTCGGATTGCGTGGAAAATATTTATTGTATCAGGGGGAATATAGCAGAGCAAAGAAAATGTTTCTGGACGGAATTGCTTACCAGCTTCGGCTACCGTATAAAGACCATGAAATATTAGCCCAGTTTTATGCCAGCCTCAAGGAAGTCGCCGCTAGCGAAAAAGATTATTCTTCTTATTATCGTTATGACCAGTCCTTTAGCAAATATAATCGCCTTACCTACGACGAAACCATGCAGCGGAATTTACAGCTTGCGGAAATAAAATTTGAATCGGCTGAAAAAATTCGTAAAATAAAGCAGTTAGAGAATGAAAAATTGCTTCAGGAAAAAAATAAGAATCTGGGCTATGTAATTTCCCTGATCCTGCTGGTTATTGTTATTTTTATTTTCATTTCTTTTTACTATAGAAAGCGATTTTACCAGAAGCAAGCGGATAACTTGAAGCAGCAGCAAATAAATGATCAACTCAAGCTCAACCTGCTGGAAAAGGACAGTCTTGAAAACCTATTGGCGAAGCTTTCGCTGGAACGACGGTTTCTTCAGTCTCAGATGGACCCTCATTTTATTTTTAATTGCCTTGCGAATATTCAGAGCATTATCCTGAAAGATGACCGTACAAAAGCGCTCACCTATCTTAATAAATTTGCACGGCTAACCAGAGAGACCTTGTATCATTCCAGAAAAGAATCAGTAACCTTGCAAGAGGAGAGCGCAAACTTGAAAAGTTACATTGAACTGCAACAACTGAGGCTTAACCATTCGTTTGATTATAGCATCGAATTTGCAAACGACATCAATATGGACGAAAAAATACCACCCCTGCTCATACAACCTTTGGTGGAAAATGCGATCGAACACGGGCTAAAACCTTTGTCACATCGGAAAGGAAACTTAGTTATAACATTTACAAAAAAATCAATGGAGCAGGTATTGATTTGTGTTATCAAAGATAATGGAATTGGAATGGAGGCTTCTCAAACAGGAAAACAAAAAAACAAACATGATCCATTGGCTATAAAAATAATAGATGAAAGACTGGCACTCTATGCAAAGAACGACTCAGGCGAGCGTATACCTCATTTTACCTCCCAAAGCTCTGGTGATGGATGCACAATCACGATCAATATTCCAATCGTATAAAAATGTATAAAGCAGTTATTATAGAAGATGAATATCATCTGAGAGAGGCCCTTTCTATCCTTCTTGAAATGGTGGCGTCCGAACAAATCCAGGTGATCGGTTACGCGGAAGGGCTGCCGGAAGCCGTCAAAATTATTGACCGTTTAAAGCCAGACCTGGTTTTTATGGATATCATGCTAAAAAACGGGACCGGTTTTGATGTTCTTGAACAGATTAGCCATAAGAATTTCCATCTTGTTTTTACTACGGCGTATGAGGAGCATGCGATAAAGGCATTCAAATTTAATGCTATCGACTATCTTCTGAAACCAATAGACCATCATGAGTTAAGAGAGACGCTTGATCGTATAGCAGGCAAAAAATCTGAATATATGGATTTTCAACATGTTATTCCTCCTTCTTCGAGTATCGCAAAAAAGCATGATAGAATAGTGCTTCCCACCATAGAGGCTATGCATGTTGTGAAGCTCAAAAACATCATCAGGTGTGAAACCTCGGGTTCCTATACAACATTTATTCTCAAGAACGGGCAGCACATAATTGTTTCCAAACCATTGAAATATTACGAAGATATCCTTATTTCACCCAATTTTATACGCGTACATCAGTCGCATTTAATAAATACAGATTTCGTGACTAGCTTTTCTAAGGATGGGATTATCATGATGCTAAACAATGATACCATCCCCATATCGCGAGCAAACAGAGAATATTTCTTTAGAATCATGAAAAACGAAGAGCATTAGACTTCACCGCAGGTAAAGATCCAAAATGCATAACCGCAAAATGATCCCTGCTGCAGGTGAAGTCAATATAGCTCTTTATCGATCAAATTGATAAATACCAATATGTTGCCCCATCTGGGGCGGCATAATGCTCTCGTTCCTTCACCTGAATACTCTTTTTAAGGATTATATACTCCATTAAACAGGACAACTCGCCACCGGTCTGGATCCTCATACGTGACACTTTTATCTTTCCAGTACGGATTTTCAGGTTCGACGCCATCAATTCCAGCATTCTTTAAACGCTCATTTGCGCGTTTATAATCGTCTTCATTATCGTAGTAAAAAACAAGTAGGTTTTCCTTCGTCGGCTCCGGTAAAGAAACCTTTTCCGCTTGCTGGGTAAACTCCAGATGATAGGTTTTGTCAGGCATACCCAACATCACGCCATCGTAACCCAAATGATCTTCAAATTTACCGATTATTTGCATACCCAGCATTTCGTTATAGAATTTAACTACTTCATTCAAATTGTTGGTAGGCCGCGCTATTCTAAATTGTACCGCTTTCATCTTGTTATTTCCATTTGAAATCTTTTT encodes the following:
- a CDS encoding sensor histidine kinase produces the protein MDHLHFTKRYFFHAILIPLMVFTASLKAQDSKIESLASQGYSYRFTDSAKAKQMLNNALLLARKSNSKKDEAICLAFLALTYRRLNSPKEFNNYAEQAYKISSQTNDERAKAYAYMVMGNLKSYFDENTAALNYQLQANTLFEKHKNYALCAQICADISYSFSLSSDDRVEKYVREAMKHAQQSSNAESILHARLAMGSYLTGLTDKHADNISLWENSVQFLKQTADYASVNNNRIPSKSNIAISHLNLAALLIRRPKLMDGMLFTRQLDTAIAISKKYNVKVTYRNSLGLRGKYLLYQGEYSRAKKMFLDGIAYQLRLPYKDHEILAQFYASLKEVAASEKDYSSYYRYDQSFSKYNRLTYDETMQRNLQLAEIKFESAEKIRKIKQLENEKLLQEKNKNLGYVISLILLVIVIFIFISFYYRKRFYQKQADNLKQQQINDQLKLNLLEKDSLENLLAKLSLERRFLQSQMDPHFIFNCLANIQSIILKDDRTKALTYLNKFARLTRETLYHSRKESVTLQEESANLKSYIELQQLRLNHSFDYSIEFANDINMDEKIPPLLIQPLVENAIEHGLKPLSHRKGNLVITFTKKSMEQVLICVIKDNGIGMEASQTGKQKNKHDPLAIKIIDERLALYAKNDSGERIPHFTSQSSGDGCTITINIPIV
- a CDS encoding LytTR family DNA-binding domain-containing protein, encoding MYKAVIIEDEYHLREALSILLEMVASEQIQVIGYAEGLPEAVKIIDRLKPDLVFMDIMLKNGTGFDVLEQISHKNFHLVFTTAYEEHAIKAFKFNAIDYLLKPIDHHELRETLDRIAGKKSEYMDFQHVIPPSSSIAKKHDRIVLPTIEAMHVVKLKNIIRCETSGSYTTFILKNGQHIIVSKPLKYYEDILISPNFIRVHQSHLINTDFVTSFSKDGIIMMLNNDTIPISRANREYFFRIMKNEEH
- a CDS encoding VOC family protein; the protein is MKKLVITMASAAALTFAASCTKQLDKKISNGNNKMKAVQFRIARPTNNLNEVVKFYNEMLGMQIIGKFEDHLGYDGVMLGMPDKTYHLEFTQQAEKVSLPEPTKENLLVFYYDNEDDYKRANERLKNAGIDGVEPENPYWKDKSVTYEDPDRWRVVLFNGVYNP